The genomic interval AATATCCATTACTTTTCGTTCGGGTTGCTTAGACTTCAAGAGTTTTAAGAACGGGCAACTCTCGATGGGGTGCTCTATTTTGTGAAACAGGCGGAAACACTTTTGACCAATAATGTCCGATTCTTGTAAGCCAAGTAAATCTCTAATAGCCCTGTTGATTTGAAGAACCCGCCAGTTGGCATCGTGAACCGAAATTCCCAGCGGAATTGAATCCAGAACGTGTTGCCAGAGCTTTTGAAATTTCTCTTGTTCGGCCAGCATGCGGCTCTGTTTGATCCCAATCGCCATTTGTGTGCCCATCATTTCAAATTGAGGCCGCATAATTGGTAAATGTATTTCCAACGGCCGATCAAACCCCAAATTAAGAAAACCGATAAGATTGTTTTGAATAGACACAGGAATATGGGCACTCGACCGGATTCCGCTTCTGTACAAATCCTTGTGAATGGGCCCCAATTTTGAAAATCCAATGTTAAAATTTTCAAAAATCTCCACCCTTCTTTCAGGATTGAATTCACGAACAGGAATGAGTTTCATATTTTTGAGATAGGTAAGACCGGCCTGGACAGCGGGCCGCATTTTGGCTGTTTGCACAATCCAGTAGTTGCCTGTTTCATCGGGGGTTAAATACGAAATGCGGATTAATCCGGGAAACACCCTTAATAATTCATCGGCAATAAGCGATACAATTTCCTTTTCAGTGGCCCCCTGAATAATCTTAAAGGCCATTTTGTTCAAAACGCTCAGGGATCGGTTCTGATTTTCAACAATCTCGGAATCCAGGATTTGACCCAGCAACAGATGAGTCGTTAAAAAGGATAATTCAAAAAAGCGCTCGTTACGAACCAGCTTCGGCAGAGGCGTTTTCCAACCGATAATGCCAATAATAACGCTTCCCTGCACGATGTGAGAAAACAGCATCCGAATAATATCCACCCCCTGTGATCGGAACCTGCGAATGGTTTTTTTGGAAAAAAAACGGTCAACATCCTGGTGTTGAAGATTAAACTGAAGAATGTTTTTTGAAAAAAGTCCTTCCAACGAAAATTCCGGAGCAAAGAAATCCTCCCATGCAACATTCTGAACACGAGCATCCGGCCTATCCTCCAACCCCGGTTGAAGGATTTTAATCTTTCTTTCGCGGATGACGATCTGCTCAAGGAGATCGGGTTGAAAATATTTTTTGATGAATGCGACCACCCACTGGGAAACGTCAGCGCTGGAACGGGCTTCTTTGATTTTCTGGAGAAGCTCATGGATAACATCCAGCAGATCTCTCAACTCATTTTGATCGGCTCGGCACCGGTTTGGCAGCCGTATGCGCCTTTTGCCCCTCTTTTTTGACGCCGGCCAATAATGTCTGGAGCGAAGATGATAGTCCCGCGCAGGCCGATTGGCAATTTTTTTTCGGTAAGAAACAGGGCGAGTTACAGACTCTCTGTCGATTAAGTCAAGTTGATCTTCTGTCCGATTCAAAAAAGCGTCTAACCATCCTTTCGTTGGGGTCATCTTCGACGTTCTCCCTGGGAAGCCGGTTGCAACAGCCTGACATACCGTGAATTTAGATGATTGATGGGTGCGGTTCAACCTCTCCATCATTTGTGTCTTTTCGTAATCGTTACAAAGGAATTATCCCCCGGGGCAGAATTCTTGAACAAAAAAACCGTTTCCCGAGGAACTTTCACCGGAAAAACTTCTGCCTGCTCACTTGGTTATTTCATCTTTTTGAAACGATACTCCTTCGGGTTGTGTGATCCATGCTTTTTTTATTCATCGGTGGAATCCTGCCGTTTCCGATAAAAGGAAATGTTTTCCTGATTAAGCCGCCACCGGTCAATGGACTCTTTATTAAAGCGCCAGCTGTTTCCGATCTTAAACGCGGGCAATTTATTCTTTTGCAAATACCGGTAGATGGTCATGGGATGAACATTGAGATAATTTGCAAGATCCTTCACGGTGAAAACGGCTTTTTTGGTCATGTGTGCGCGGAACTCCTTTTCGCTGATCATACTTCTTTTAACTGGTTTAATCTATTTTATGTATTCTTCGACTTTAAGTCAAGTATTTTCAGTTATGTTACAAAAATATAACAAATATGTCAATCAAGAAAAATCTTAAACGGCCGATAAAATATATGGGCGCTTTTCAAAAAAGACTTGACACGCTTCGTTTTTTTTCTTAAATTTAAATCAAATTTAACCATTTCATATATTTGGAGGAGTATACTTCATAGTCGTTCGCTAAAGGTTTTTGGAAATTGAGACTTTTTTAAGAGTAAAATCAGAATTATACCTGTTAAGGGTTTTTCCATTCACTTTTAGGCGGACGGTATTCTCCACCAAGACAATAGTAACCGAATGTTTAAAAGTGGATTTATTTAATCCCTGCATTCGGTTTTTTTGTTTTTGGATGATTCATGTATTTGATATGAATGACACGCAAAAAAGGAGGTTCCTTCATGAAAAAAATCGCCATTTTAACCGCTATTTCTCTCATCTTTTTGGCGGGATTGCCCACGCAAAAGGCACACGCCCAGAGTGAAGCGGGGGTTCTGTTCTTACAAATTTCCCCCGGCGTCCGTGCCGACGGAATGGGTGAAGCCTTTGTGGCCCTTGCCAATGATGCTTCAGCCGTCTACTGGAATTCAGGCGGACTGGGATTTCTGGACGGACACGAACTGTTGATTATGCATTCCAATTGGCTCCCCCAATTGGCAAGCGACCTGTTCTACGACTACGTGTCTTACATTCACCACATTAATGGACTGGGAACATTTGGCGCCAGCGTCACTTATTTGAATTTGGGCGAACAGAATGTCACCCTCGAAAATGGTCCCGAAGTGGTTGACCATTTCACCAGTTACGATTTCGCCGTTTCGGGCGCTTTTGGAACCCTGGTGGGTGAACACACCGGTGTGGGACTGAACATGAAAATTATTCGCAGCAATCTGGCACCCTTTGGCGCCGGTAAAGAAAAGGGCGCCGGGCAGACCTGGTCATTTGGTGTGGACCTGGGTGTCCTCTACAAAACGCCCTTCCTGAAAAATTTAAATCTTGGAATGAACCTGACCAACATGGGACCGAAAATTTCCTACATCGATGTCGATCAGGCCGATCCGCAGCCAACCACATTAAAAGTGGGACTGGCCTACCACATTATCAACAGTAAATACAACAAACTGACTTACGTTCTGGATTTTGACAAACTTCTGGTACGCCGTTATAAAGACGGAACGTCCGATCCCTTCTACAAGGCTATTTTTACGTCCTGGACGGATCAACCCATCAAACAGGAAATGAAGGAAATCATCACACACACGGGATTGGAATATTGGTACAGCGATCTGATCGCCCTTCGCGTGGGCTACTGGTACGATGAACTGGGGAATGTAAAGCCTTACACATTCGGAGCCGGGCTGAAATATTCCCTGTACCGATTTGATTTCGGCTACATTGCCGCAGGTGAGGGCCATCCCCTGAACGATACCATGCGCTTTTCGTTGACCATTGGGTTCTGATTCCTTCTTTTGACACAGTGAACCGAATGTATTTTGCAAAAAAACCGAGGTCAGGTACCTCGGTTTTTTGTAACCGGTATCCCGTCGCCTTTTCCGAAATACGGGCCGGGACTTAAATTGCTTTTTTGAACAAAATTCTGGAAACAACACATGCAAAAAAGAATGGGTGTTCTTTTCATTCTATTGTTATTTTTGGTTACTGCGGGGTATGCTCAACGGACTAAAATTTATTTTGTGAAGCCGCACATTTCAAGCACGTCCCGGGAGCATTTGGTGCCCACGCTTTTTGACACCCCGCAGGCACAAACCGGCACACAAAATTCTGTTCCCGACACGCTTCGGATTTTGGCGCTGCGTGTCTCCTTTAAACCGGACACCCTTCCGGAAACGACCGGTAACGGGGAATTTCAACTGGCTAAAAACGATTCCATTACCATCGATCCTCCTCCCCACAACCGGACCTATTTTGAAGCACAACTGGCTTCTCTGGCTCACTACTACCGGACGGTTTCGCACGGAAAGCTCATTTTAACGGGAGACGTTTTGCCATCCGCACCAAACAAAAGCTACCGGCTCCCCCACGAGATGGCCTATTACAATCCCAACAAAACCGAGGAAGAATTGGATCAAAGACTGTCCGAATTGCTTCGGGATGCCCTGGCAGCCGCCGATTCCGCAGAATCCTTTTCGGCAGCATCTTACGATGTTTTTATGATTTTTCATGCGGGCGTCGGCCAGGATGTGGCGCTGGATTACGACACCACGCCGCAGGACATTCCGTCGGCCTTCCTCAATTTCGATCATCTGAAAAAAACCCTTGGAAAAAACAACCCCAATTTTCAGGGCATTCCTTTTGAAGACACCATTGTCAAAGAAGCCTTGATTTTGCCCGAAACCGAGGTGCAATCCACAACGATTCAAATCGGCCTCAAGGGAACCCTGGCGCTCATGATGGGCCATCAGTTGGGGCTTCCGGCACTTTACAATGTTCAAACCGGCCAATCGGGAATCGGCAAATGGGGGCTGATGGATCAGGGCTCCGGAAACTATTTCGGACTAATTCCTGCGCAGCCCTGTGCCTGGTCGAAAGTTTTCATGGGCTGGGAAAAACCGGTGGAATTAAAGCCGGGAACGCAGCTGAACGTGGGGGCCTCGTACGCGCGGTCCGCGCCGCACATCTACAAAATTCCCGTCAATTCCCACGAATACTTTCTGATCGAAAATCGTCAGCACGATTTTAACGGTGACGGCTACGCCATTGGCAGGGATCAGTACGGCCACCGCGTAGAATTGGACGCCAACGGCCAGGTCAAAACTCAGGATTCTCTGGGTGTGATCGTTCAGGTGGATGACTACGACTTTGACATTCCGGGTTCGGGCATTTTAATCTGGCACATTGACGATGCCATTATCCGTCGCTACTACGATTCCAATGCCATCAACGGAAATCCCGAGCACAAAGGGGTTGAACTGATGGAAGCCGACGGTTCGCAGGACATCGGCCAGAGCTACGGCTTCTTAAACCCCGGGAGCGGCAGTGAATTGGGAACCATGTACGATCCCTTTTACAAAGGGAACGAAAATCACCTGGTGGCCAATCACAGCCAGACAGTGGAATTTGGTCCCTACACGGCCCCTTCCTCCAGAAGCTTCTCCGGGGCGAACACCCACATTTTGCTGGATCACTTCTCAAAAATTGACACGGTCATGTCTTTCTCGTACACCAATGACCTTTTTTCTCCGGGATTTCCCCGGGCCGTCGGCCCCCCGGGAACGCTTACTTTTCCGCCCGTTGTTTTCGATTCCAAAGGGAACGGGCATCCGGAGATTTTTGTTGCCACCTTGTCCGGCAAGCTCCTTGGCTGGACATCAAACGGTGAAAAAATTGTTCCCAACGCGGATTCTCTCCGCCTCGAGACCGAACCCCAAACGTTCAGCCGGTACCCGCTTGCTCTGTTAACGGACGTGGGAGATTCTCTTATTGCCCCGCCCATTTTTCTGTGGGACGATGTCAATCAGGACTATTTTGCCGTCCTTGGGGGAAAATCCGGGAAATTCTGGCAGGTACGGCTGACCGATTCGGATCGTGACGGCCGGGCAGATTCAAGTTTGTGGGGAAACCTGGAATCCCCCTTAACCGCGATCATGGGAATCGGCCCTGCAGCCAGTGCCGGGGACTCCGTACCAAAACTCCAAACCGTCTTACTCGGAACCGCCTCCGGAACACTTACGACACTGAATTATGCTTCGGGTGTCCAGACCCTGGCTACGCGGCAATTGCAACAGTCACCGGTTGCCGGCTTTTGCCGATTTTCCAAATTGCCGCTGTCCCGAACAGCCGGCGTGGATACGTTTGAGGTGCTCTTTCAAAACGGCTGGCTTTACACACTGCGTTCCACGCTTGAAACAGTGGATTCTGTTCACGTTGACCTCGCGGGTCCCTTTTTTCAACCCGTAGCGGGTTACCTGACCCAAACCGGAGGACTGGTCACAGTTGTTCTATCCAAATCAGGAAAAATGACTGCTCTTTCGCACACCGGGGACGTTGTCAGCGGCTTTCCTGTGGATATCGGCACGCAGCCAGCCACACGCCCGATTCTGATGGATGTCCGAAACGGGAATCGAAACGAAATTCTCGTCAGCAGTGCGTCTGCACTTTTTGCCTTCGATTTTAACGGGGTTCTCACAGAGGGTTTTCCAAAAATTTACCGGAGGGAGGTCCCGCTTCAAACACCCGATTGGAACCAGCCGGTCGGAATCTCGTTTAATC from Calditrichota bacterium carries:
- a CDS encoding UPF0164 family protein, yielding MKKIAILTAISLIFLAGLPTQKAHAQSEAGVLFLQISPGVRADGMGEAFVALANDASAVYWNSGGLGFLDGHELLIMHSNWLPQLASDLFYDYVSYIHHINGLGTFGASVTYLNLGEQNVTLENGPEVVDHFTSYDFAVSGAFGTLVGEHTGVGLNMKIIRSNLAPFGAGKEKGAGQTWSFGVDLGVLYKTPFLKNLNLGMNLTNMGPKISYIDVDQADPQPTTLKVGLAYHIINSKYNKLTYVLDFDKLLVRRYKDGTSDPFYKAIFTSWTDQPIKQEMKEIITHTGLEYWYSDLIALRVGYWYDELGNVKPYTFGAGLKYSLYRFDFGYIAAGEGHPLNDTMRFSLTIGF
- a CDS encoding response regulator codes for the protein MTPTKGWLDAFLNRTEDQLDLIDRESVTRPVSYRKKIANRPARDYHLRSRHYWPASKKRGKRRIRLPNRCRADQNELRDLLDVIHELLQKIKEARSSADVSQWVVAFIKKYFQPDLLEQIVIRERKIKILQPGLEDRPDARVQNVAWEDFFAPEFSLEGLFSKNILQFNLQHQDVDRFFSKKTIRRFRSQGVDIIRMLFSHIVQGSVIIGIIGWKTPLPKLVRNERFFELSFLTTHLLLGQILDSEIVENQNRSLSVLNKMAFKIIQGATEKEIVSLIADELLRVFPGLIRISYLTPDETGNYWIVQTAKMRPAVQAGLTYLKNMKLIPVREFNPERRVEIFENFNIGFSKLGPIHKDLYRSGIRSSAHIPVSIQNNLIGFLNLGFDRPLEIHLPIMRPQFEMMGTQMAIGIKQSRMLAEQEKFQKLWQHVLDSIPLGISVHDANWRVLQINRAIRDLLGLQESDIIGQKCFRLFHKIEHPIESCPFLKLLKSKQPERKVMDIFGDGRQFEVICYPLLDENQAITGTIHIVEDVTQKLAMQKEIFQREKLATLGEIIAGVAHELNNPLTGVLGFADLLLEESELPETVRRDLTVIKQEAERSRKIVRNLLTFARQTEFKKEPQDINFIIEKTIELVEYDLKRKGVTFVRNFGKNLPFIMADFFQLQQVFINLINNASQAILSQKQSGIITFTTRVVGTFVEIIVEDDGPGIPSEILPKIFDPFFTTKDVGKGTGLGLSVSFGIVHEHGGKIAVQSEPGKGAVFTLVFPYLEETVPVGDGLEKKPFHPAIKDKKILIVDDEEVILSLLRLIYGKTGNRIETAENGRKALEKLESDSFDLILADLRMPEMDGESFFAHLKKKSPELVSRIIFMTGDAISDETQRFFKKNRLPYLIKPFDMNDLKTLILNIFSENNP
- a CDS encoding T9SS type A sorting domain-containing protein, whose product is MQKRMGVLFILLLFLVTAGYAQRTKIYFVKPHISSTSREHLVPTLFDTPQAQTGTQNSVPDTLRILALRVSFKPDTLPETTGNGEFQLAKNDSITIDPPPHNRTYFEAQLASLAHYYRTVSHGKLILTGDVLPSAPNKSYRLPHEMAYYNPNKTEEELDQRLSELLRDALAAADSAESFSAASYDVFMIFHAGVGQDVALDYDTTPQDIPSAFLNFDHLKKTLGKNNPNFQGIPFEDTIVKEALILPETEVQSTTIQIGLKGTLALMMGHQLGLPALYNVQTGQSGIGKWGLMDQGSGNYFGLIPAQPCAWSKVFMGWEKPVELKPGTQLNVGASYARSAPHIYKIPVNSHEYFLIENRQHDFNGDGYAIGRDQYGHRVELDANGQVKTQDSLGVIVQVDDYDFDIPGSGILIWHIDDAIIRRYYDSNAINGNPEHKGVELMEADGSQDIGQSYGFLNPGSGSELGTMYDPFYKGNENHLVANHSQTVEFGPYTAPSSRSFSGANTHILLDHFSKIDTVMSFSYTNDLFSPGFPRAVGPPGTLTFPPVVFDSKGNGHPEIFVATLSGKLLGWTSNGEKIVPNADSLRLETEPQTFSRYPLALLTDVGDSLIAPPIFLWDDVNQDYFAVLGGKSGKFWQVRLTDSDRDGRADSSLWGNLESPLTAIMGIGPAASAGDSVPKLQTVLLGTASGTLTTLNYASGVQTLATRQLQQSPVAGFCRFSKLPLSRTAGVDTFEVLFQNGWLYTLRSTLETVDSVHVDLAGPFFQPVAGYLTQTGGLVTVVLSKSGKMTALSHTGDVVSGFPVDIGTQPATRPILMDVRNGNRNEILVSSASALFAFDFNGVLTEGFPKIYRREVPLQTPDWNQPVGISFNQPQTSLILLGNEAGQLQAFSKSNTRLFDFPLGTGNAITAAPALATIDQNPTLFAVSTDGFLYAWNLHFLNYSLKLSWSGIGNSPFQTNLQLKTGTFSPEIPQTLVGSNWAYNYPNPTHDNQTTIRYHLNHPARVSIKILDIAGNLIDQFSGPGLGPADNEVVWNLNSVDNGVYIVRVEAKSASQSAITFFKIAVVK
- a CDS encoding helix-turn-helix domain-containing protein; the protein is MTKKAVFTVKDLANYLNVHPMTIYRYLQKNKLPAFKIGNSWRFNKESIDRWRLNQENISFYRKRQDSTDE